The Dreissena polymorpha isolate Duluth1 chromosome 9, UMN_Dpol_1.0, whole genome shotgun sequence genome contains the following window.
agtgtgaaacaccaaatgaattgactttactttggcgattttagggggggggggcgtaggccacgtccgcccccccccccggatCCGCATATGATCTAGGATAAAATCATATCTAGATAAAGCAAATCACACGCCAGTTTGAAGCGAgtcaaatcttatttaaaaaaaaaatacactctAAAAAGGACAGTTTTCAAGGTAGTTTCAGGGTCGGTCAGGCAGTAAGTTGGGTAGGTTCCGTGTAGGTGAGTCAATAATTCAGTCAGTATTGTTTGTAAATGCAGCCAGAAGGTTTTTTTTCGCAGGCTGGTGAAGTCAGTCATGCAGTCAGTAGGACATTCTAGATGGAACAATCCATTATCAAGTCATTAGGTAAGAGGCAGGAGAGGCCAATCGTGCAGTCAGAAGGGAAGGCCAGGCGGGCGAAGACAGTGATGCAGTCAGCAGGGAAGATCCCACGTGGATGAATCAATTATCAATTATCAGTAAGGTCAGTATCAGGCAGTTGGGGTCAATCAAACAGCCATTTGCGAAGGTAACAGGTGAGTGGTATGAATAATGTTGTCAGCAATTTAGAAATCAGGGGGGGGGGAGTTGGTGTGAGTCATGTAGTCAGTCAGTAGGGTAAATACCTTGTGGGTGTGTGGGTGTTGTCAGTCTTGGAGTCAGTAGGGTAAGTATTTGGCGGTTGTGTCAATTATGGAGTCAGTCATTAGGGTAAATATCGGGTGGGTAATGTCGATCGTGAAGTCATTAGGTTTAGTATCTGCGGGTGTGTAAGTCATGGAGTCAGTAGGGTTAACACCGGGTCGGTGTGACAGTCAATGAGTCAGTAGGGTAAACACCGGGTGGGTGTGTCAGTCATGAAGTCAATAGGGTAAGTATATCGCGGGTGTGACAATCATGGAATCAGTAGGGTAAATACCGGGTGGGTGGGTCAATCATGGAGTCTGTTCGGTAATTATCTGGCGGGTGTGTCAATCATGAAGTCAATAGGGTAAGTATCTCGCGGGTGTGTAAATCATGGAGTCAGTAAGGTAAATACCGGGATGGGGTTGTCAGTCCTGAAGTTAATAGCGTCAGTATCTTGCGGGTGTGTCAATCATGGAGTCAATAAGGTAAATACCGGGTGGGTGTTGTCAGTTATGAAGGAAGTAGGGTAGGTAGCTCGCGGGAGTGTCAGTCATGGAGTCAGTAAGGTAAATAATTTATCTCGTGGGTGTGTCAGTCATGACGTCAATAGGGTAAGTATCTCGCGGTTGTGTCAGTCATGACGTCAATAGGGTAAATATCTCGCGGGTGTGTCAGTCATGACGTCTATAGGGTATGTATCTCGCGGGTGTTGTCAGTCAGGACGTCAATAGGGTAAGTATCTCGCGATTGTGTCAGTCATGACGTCAATAGGGTAAATATCTCGCGGGTGTGTCAGTCATGACGTCTATAGGGTAAGTATATCGCGGGTGTTGTCAGTCATGACTTCAATAGGGTTAGTATCTAGCGGTTGTGTCAGTCATGACGTCAATAGGGTAAATATCTCGCGGTTGTGTCAGTCATGACGTCTATAGGGTAAGTATCTCGCGGGTGTTGTCAGTCATGACGTCAATAGGGTAAGTATCTCGCGGTTGTGTCAGTCATGACGTCAATAGGGTAAATATCTCGCGGGTGTGTCAGTCATGACGTCTATAGGGTAAGTATCTCGCGGGTGTTGTCAGTCAGGACGTCAATAGGGTAAATATCTCGCGGATGTGTCAATTATGACATCAATAGGGTGCGTATCTCACGGGTGTGTCAGTCATGACGTCAATAGGGTAAGTATCTCACGGGTTTGTCAGTCATGACGTCAATAGGGTAAGTATCTGGTGGGTGTGTCAAGTCATGAAGTCAATAGGGTAAGTATCTCCCGGGTGAGTCAATCATGGAGTCAGTAAGGTAAATATCTGGCGTGTGATTCAATCATGGAGTCAATAGGGTAAGTATCTGGCGGGTGTTGTCAGTCATGAAGTATCTGGCGGGTATAGTCGCAATGAAGTATGGTAGCAATTAGGTGTATTGGATACATTTTGCAGCCATAAATATAGGTCTATGTTGATTCAAATGATGTATTCACGAGGTAGGGTCGTGCAGTCTGTAGGTTTAATGCATTCGCATTCGTAATATATCACTTACACAAAGTTCCAGCATGACGTTGCGCACCAGCTACCATGAATTATGTGtaacgtaattacacattgttcgtggagaacacacagtaacgaacaaagttcatttctgttttcatccagattcatttctgttaaataatttctaacacaacgcttctaatgttcatgaagtacaatttcacagcgcggcggccaattggccgccacgtcaagaaagcgtgactgctctactcgattgtcaaactaggactctagaattccttcttacaacaaagcacagcactttattccaaggtacatgaacataaaatttttatatttcctatctcattcttggttggttaactgttctcttcCCCCGACattctaaacccacccctttgaataacccttgttgattggattgATGCTCATGCATCTATCACACGTCAAAGCAGAACAGtgcaatacacaattatcactttggaaacaggagacctcatttcattagcatacttgatcatacaaacagattCTCTCTATGGACAATCCATATTTTtaatatgaaacctaacacttctataatcaattatgtaaacccCAATACACATTCAATACACATTCAATCCGAATTTGTATCGTTATGTATCTTGGGAAACTGGAATTACCCTTATATAATTGTCATATCTGaattatgtattggtttgaagtaatgttgacagatgttcccgataattgaactacattggagaaatgaaaccatacttccataatcaatttttcaatctTCATTACATACCTCATCCGAAGACATCTgctatgttaattcctaaatacacgcaacatacagctactttacaagatgaactctcaaatagtttgatcactttaaacttttaacttctgtttacgtatacgatagaaatattgatgtaaataacctttcaacattttcttacatatcagtaattataacagttactaattaattactcaaacatattattaaaatattttcctattattaaatctatctgtactacaatttctatcataagaataatcAATATGGATATACCGTTATGTCACATATGCACATTTTATACTGATTAAGTAATATTTTGGTTGTACAATCATCATTTAATGTCCTTATATAAGTTTTATAGCGGCTGTGTATCCAAAAAGTCCATCTTGCGCCCATAAGCGTATTAATGGTCTCCTTATTATTCGGTGATGTTGTGTAATTTGTCACTCAAAACTGTTCACCTTAATAACATTTGTTGAAATGGGTACAATCAATATTTGTCTTTTAATGTTCTCAATTCCACTTTGAATGTAACAAGAAATGGTATGTTATGCTATCTTTTTGACATGTTATATGAAAGTGTATTCTAGCCCATTTACATATGTCATACTTTTATGTAAtctcacattttattattaagaataacatatatattaattttcagTATTACAACGCTCATACGAAGACCATTTGCTATTACACGAGCCTGGCAGACGACAAAATGAAGGTACAGCTCAAATACTTCGATTTGTCAGGATTCATCCAAATGTTTACTTTCGGTTGGCGGATTCGAGGTacgaaataaataaatcattcattttATTACGATGTAAACATAATCGAGTGCATTTCATTTGGACGAACGTTATGCCAATTTTAATTGGTCTCAAATATTTGACAATtgtcaattagaatatatgtAAAGCCAGAACGACAGCTGATACATAAAAGAATTAATCATACGTTTAACAACCATGAAAGTATGCAATAACAGATGCTTAATCGGTTTAATAAGACATATGGTTTACAAAATTGATAAACAGATTGACTCTTCTTTTTGACAGAAACATGTTTGGAAATCGGCCAAGGCCTGAATTAAATCATTGATACCAAAACTGGTGACGTCATATACGACTTCGATATAAGCAAAGAGTTCAGTTATCTCAACATTTTCAAAGAAGTAATGAAGTATTAGTAGCATGTGTTGATATTTGCTTTATTACTATAACTTACTATAAATCTACACGAATCGAATacacaaaagtgttttattcTCTCCATAAACATTTATCGTGTTTTATATGTTTGCTGTATTGATTAAACTAAACACCTCGagttataaaatacaattttatgaaaacatatCATATTGTTTACCAGATCATAATCAAAACATTTCGTCTAATAACCGGTGTTTGGTATTTCGCGCTTGTCGTATAAAAAATGGCTTCCGACGTAAAAATTATTTACGAAAGATCCAAATTGATACAAATTTATTTACATTCAGAAGAGTGAGTGGGTGATAGGCCTGCTGGATGACTACACCACGTGGCTTGGGCTGGGCTGTCTAATCTCCTGGATATGTCTTCTCAGGTTCTTGAAGATCCACGAGAAATTCTTTGTAAGTTAGTATTACAGATACAAATAATGAACTTAAATAAATTAATCTCTGCGTGTTATGATtaataaatcatatttatttgAGGATTTTAATTTAAAGCAGTTATTATAATGCAGTCCTGGAaacattaaatgtaactttcccATAAGAGACAAAAATAAACATCGTGTCTAGAAACGCGACTACGCTTGTAATGCCATGTGTTGACAgttattacaaatacatataatttaacaTGTACTTAAGATGGTGAggaaataacaatatttaaaaaaatgagcgtTAAATATTTGTGCAAAGTTATTCGATATATCATAGTATTTGTGTACATATCTTCTCAGTTGTTGTTAAGCACCCTCTACCACTCATTTGGAGATGTGCTCGCCTTCATTTTCTGCGTCTTGGTTCTCTTCATGGGCTTCTGGATCTGCGGTTATGTCGTTCTGGGACCTTGCCACGTCAAGGTATGAGACACTATATAAACACCCGTCAAAGGTTGCAGCATCTTAGCAACATTAATGACGTATTTTGCAGAAAGAAGACATTTGTTCATTACAATGCTTGTTTGTTtatgtaagtgaagcttttagttatgtaatgttcatttttgtataaaatacaATAGCTTTGACTATAGCGTAATTAactgtttaattttaaatcaggAAATACACAGACACATCTCATATCCGTAGGCTGATTTGCCCTAGTCCACCATACACCGCCGAATAATACACACCGTGTGCTCTTTTTAAGAATAGATATTCCGTACTTAATACATAGTATATCAACCGCAAAATTAGCATGTCAGCCTTTTGTTCACAATGGCAGCAGACTGTAcgtacagtcgaaactgaccaaACGGCCACCTGAAATTAACGGCCACCTGCAGACaccggtcagtctggaatcccccccccccgacgaaaaacactctatattacacttgaaaataacggccacctgtccataacggccaacggccactatatttcactccgaaattcatgtttgaactgaaatcacgcgtcagtcgtctcgagtagCGAAAATTagaaacacagcacatcatttgtccgtctattttgcggttaaagcgtctgatagcggtaattgcctatGATATAATAAAAGTGGCCCGCTGCGAGTATACAAATAATATGGTGTTGAGAAGATTTGTTTTCCAGGTATAATTGtcggggtatcttcaaaagaaaatatgtcagcgtttgtgacacgtttaaagtaattatcgctaataaAATGACCGCTAATAAGTACTCTGCACTTCCACCATCCAGCACCGTCTGCTCCGTCAGCGAAACGTGCCAGTACATCGATCACTTAAAGAACGTTGCTTTGTCAAAGAATAACCAGGTAATGCTTGACTCCATCATGAAATTTTAAGACGAATTCTTTGCGCACCGGGTCAAGTGTTCTAGTATTCAAAAGaagattagcgagtttttttttgcGTGGAgttaattgttttgatttttgcGAGTAATAATGGTTGTgtgtgttttgaagttttttgcgtGATTAGTTATCTTGTTTTTTTGTGAATGATGTgctatgttttttttgttataatgaatgaatgaatgtttgtgttttgaatGAGGTTGTTTAATGAAAATgctgtttgtgtgatgtttgcgaacgaataaattgtaaaaaattgtgtgcgtctttttctttgaatgagaACGATACAGTTAGACCGTACTATCGGTTGATggcagcgaatccgctttttagacttgtacggacgtgacgtcaatggtACGgtacaagctttatttactgaatcaacgagatgcatgagtaaacaattatactagcgttgataaagtcaatgctttagtttaacaatatgaaattaaatcaatctataagatattattctgtattattcaatgtaagtaaattctgtaattatgcttagttaacggcaatgatcATTTGTtgtacactgtatgcaaacgactgggtggggtaacgacgtagcaatactaccaactgaccaaccatcttaaaattgtgatctgaATTCAACGGttacctgtggacaacggtcactttggtcatttcccttgactgaccgctgaattcaggctTGCCTGTAtattgtttgcaatattgaaggaaaAATGGTTCAGTTCCATTCAGTTCCAGACGCCCTCGGCTGCCATGGAGTGGCTGGCTTCCATGGTAACGGGGGAAGAGATCTTCATGACGCTGGCAAGTGTCGAGACACATAAGGTCGGCAACATGGCGGTTCTGTGGTTCTCCAGAGTCTACGTCGTCGTCTTTTTTGGAATGTTCACCGTCATCGTCCTCAACGTTCTAGTGGAAATATTCAACAGCTCGTACGATGTCATAATGGTAAGTACGATCATCACAAACGTGCTCTTGGCAGAAATAGACAGCTTATAAAAAGACatagccttaaaggggccttttcatgtttgggtaaattgacaaaattgaaaaaaaagttgtttcagattcgcaaattttcgttttagttatgatatgtgtgaggaaacagtaatactgaacatttaccatgctctaaaatagccattaaatgcaccttttgacgatttaaaaacccaaaaataatttttgggtttttaaatcgtcaaaagatgcatataatggctattaattcgtttctcgttgcaacgctttataatttttgaaaaagtataaagcgttgcaacgcgaaacgaattaataattttaagagttctgttgttgtcgttatattttgttgaactacgaggattacttatacaAAGCATAAAACACATAtggcattgtatccggaaggatagTCGAGTGGTCTTAATGGTAGACTTTTTgctccaagactccaggggtcagtggttcgagccctgcagagggttaccttttttctttttttaaattttattcttgatttttaaccgcagctttttatatccaatgtttacatttaatggcaaactttaaaacatgccaaaatctgtgaaaaaagcccctttaagtgTTTGCCATCATCATAAATCTGCGTATGGCAATAATGAACGGCACTGACGATGTCATAACGGTAAGCAATCGTCaacgtcatcatcgtcatcatcgccatcatcagcatcttcatcatcagcatcagcattagcatcatcagcatcatcatcatcatcatcatcatcatcatcatcatcatcatcatcatcgtcgtcgtcgtcgtcacctAACTTCTCGTGGCAATATGCATATGCGTGTATGAAGTCATGACGAAGAGTTATCGACTTGTTCCTCCCCATGTTGAACAGTCATTACGACCGCATGACGGTAAGACCACTGCCAGGAATGCTTGGTCATGGCTTGAATGAAGTTTCGTACAACAGCTCGTACAAATTATGGTTTAAAACGATTTGTCGAGAGCTCGCTCTCAAAGCTCACACGAAGGGATCGTTCGAAGTTATTACAATACGTAAACGACTTGTATGAAGAACTTGCAATAATAGTTCGAAAAAAGTTCTGACTCATTACACGAAATCACCTGAAGTTAGTATGGGATGAAAGTGAGCGAATTTATCAGCTCTTACTGTGAATTTGCGTTTGTACGAATAGGGTGTATAACTTTGTAACACTTTGCATTTTGCCCAAATGCAGAAAAAGAACAAGAAACCGCCAGATGAACGCAACATGCGGCCGCTCGAGTCGGCTATCCGTGGTGTGCTGAGATAAAGAAGCGTCAGTGGAAACTTCCGACAATCATTTCACGAGATGCTCTCCAAGAGCGACCGAGACTCCACTTCCTCCGACGAGGACTCGTTCCGAAATGAGTTGCAAAAGCTGGTCCGGTTGTCGAGCAATGCAGCGAGCGTCGAGCTGATGAGGCCAATAACCATATAAAGCTTTCTAAATGGTAAGAGTAAACAGCACTTAGGGTCGATGTAGCTATATGTAGATGTGCTGTAACCGGCAGTGATCACTGCATGAAAGATGATAAActgcaaatatatatacatataataaaactaACCCAGTGATAATTAAGAAACGCAACGGCACCTTGGTCATAGACAATAGCAGAAACATGGATAGAGTCGGATCAGACACACACAATATTGAAGGAGGCGCTGAACTGTTGATAAAAAagtcttaattaaaataataataagtgatTTCGGCTATTTTTAAGTAATTTCTACAAACCTCTCACTGCCAACAAATTGATTTCATGTTCCAACTGTCATCTTTTGAGAAGCAGCCCGTCAATTATAGATACATTCAGACTTCTATTTAATGCAACCAGTCACGTACCGAGCGAATAGTCGACAACAAAGCTGACGCAAGATTTAAAGGGTAGACTAAAATAACAAATTATGAATGAGACATGGATAATATCATTGGTTTGCATGTCATATATAAACATAATGCCACCAAAAGCTTTTGTCGCAATGCAACGACATTGATTGAAGCAGAACAAGATTTTGACATGTAGTCGTATAAATGTGATTACAAAGGTGTTGCATGAATGTATTTAAGATAATACGAGTCGTATCATGAAAAGGGGAATAGTTATGCATACGCTGAATAAGTTTCTTCCGGAATACGCTTATTTAAGCGATGTAACTAAATTGcttgtgtgtttcagagtttatttacaggtcctactggcctcttcacgaggttatggtAGCCCGACCTGAGTAACTAAATTGCTTACGAACTGAAGCAACTTAAAAACTAGAAATATCTCGTACTGATTGTAGACGCTAATGTGTTAACGCTTTTCAAATCACGTTTATAAAATCATAAAAGAAAACGCCTGGTAATGGTCAATTGTAAAAacatttgcataattaaaataagtgtttataattttatatatatgcaaGTTTATTGCAAACAAGACTAAGGTAATGGTGGCAGACAAATTAACATGAGTAAATGGTTAAAAACGTATATGCAATTTTACTAACCACTGAAAtttgtaacacatttttttataaagaggTCTATGGATTtagaaaatatgtataatattaaatatgtaacaaacaacaacCAGTAGGACGTATGAAACATTTCTGTTAAGATAATCAAAccgtttattgttgttttattcagAGGGTACAAATGCCACATTTAACAATAGTCAGCATACATTACTCATTAAGTCGCAATCCACCACAATGCAATTAGTCCGCATTCAATTTACTAAACCGTTGACCAAATTAACCAAATAACCCCGCTACTGATGAGGATGGGTATGCTGATATGCTTTTCAGCTTCTCCGTTGATTGGCGATATTGGCGGTATTACGGTCCAACTGGTGTTTGCACAGTGAAAATCTTCGCACTGGCT
Protein-coding sequences here:
- the LOC127844370 gene encoding mucolipin-1-like isoform X2, with amino-acid sequence MKKSEWVIGLLDDYTTWLGLGCLISWICLLRFLKIHEKFFLLLSTLYHSFGDVLAFIFCVLVLFMGFWICGYVVLGPCHVKFQTPSAAMEWLASMVTGEEIFMTLASVETHKVGNMAVLWFSRVYVVVFFGMFTVIVLNVLVEIFNSSYDVIMNTLLRMSKADNLRVTFADHAPRDQKGNLVGPAEQVLACGQRQILLCRMTFHT
- the LOC127844370 gene encoding mucolipin-1-like isoform X1 — translated: MKKSEWVIGLLDDYTTWLGLGCLISWICLLRFLKIHEKFFLLLSTLYHSFGDVLAFIFCVLVLFMGFWICGYVVLGPCHVKFQTPSAAMEWLASMVTGEEIFMTLASVETHKVGNMAVLWFSRVYVVVFFGMFTVIVLNVLVEIFNSSYDVIMNTLLRMSKADNLRVTFADHAPRDQKGNLVGPAEQVLACGQRQILLCRLIERILN